Proteins encoded together in one Coffea arabica cultivar ET-39 chromosome 2c, Coffea Arabica ET-39 HiFi, whole genome shotgun sequence window:
- the LOC113724726 gene encoding GDSL esterase/lipase At5g03610-like, protein MEKHTMLYPPAYFTFFILSISWTACAPETVTGAKVRYHHHQNAPNLPKLFVFGDSYADAGNSPKSTAISWKKPYGVSFPGKPSGRFSDGRVLTDYIASFLGTSSPIPFNEWLGLGEKSALENGLNFAEGGTGVFTTLANGPNMTTQINVFQQLVQEEEVYSPENMSSSVALVSVAGNDYAAYFGKNGTNEESPVFTKSIMSQLVLDLQRIHGLGVRRVGVTAMHPLGCLPMTTASISHKNCSENGNWLAKFHNQMLQENIENLNNEAGAPVFVILDLYSAFMSALNLQNNHPGNSTFEDQLSPCCVGTERGYTCGSVNGVGIEKYIVCEDLKQFFWDDIHPSQQGWEAVYSALKPSLQSLLN, encoded by the exons ATGGAAAAGCATACAATGTTGTATCCCCCGGCATACTTCACATTCTTCATCCTTTCGATTTCTTGGACAGCTTGTGCTCCGG AAACTGTAACTGGTGCCAAAGTGCGGTACCATCATCATCAAAATGCTCCGAACTTGCCGAAGCTTTTTGTTTTCGGTGACTCATATGCTGACGCCGGTAATTCGCCAAAATCCACAGCAATCTCTTGGAAGAAGCCATATGGGGTGAGCTTTCCGGGTAAACCGTCAGGCAGATTCTCTGATGGTCGCGTTCTCACTGATTACATAG CTTCATTTCTTGGCACAAGTTCTCCAATACCCTTCAATGAATGGCTGGGATTAGGCGAGAAATCTGCACTGGAAAATGGATTGAACTTTGCCGAAGGAGGGACAGGTGTGTTCACAACATTGGCTAATGGACCAAATATGACAACACAGATTAATGTTTTCCAACAACTGGTTCAAGAAGAAGAAGTGTACAGCCCAGAAAACATGAGTTCTTCAGTTGCTTTAGTGTCTGTGGCTGGCAACGACTATGCTGCTTATTTTGGCAAAAATGGCACCAATGAG GAATCGCCTGTTTTCACTAAATCAATCATGAGCCAGCTTGTGTTGGATCTTCAAAGAATACATGGATTAGGGGTGCGGAGAGTAGGCGTTACAGCAATGCACCCCTTAGGGTGTTTGCCCATGACGACTGCTTCCATTTCACATAAAAATTGCAGTGAAAATGGAAATTGGCTGGCCAAATTCCACAACCAAATGTTGCAGGAAAACATAGAGAATCTTAACAATGAAGCTGGTGCACCTGTGTTTGTGATCCTTGACCTCTATAGCGCTTTCATGTCTGCCTtgaacctgcaaaacaaccaTCCAG GAAATTCGACGTTTGAGGATCAATTAAGTCCATGTTGTGTTGGTACTGAAAGGGGTTATACGTGTGGAAGTGTCAACGGTGTTGGAATAGAGAAGTACATCGTATGCGAGGATCTCAAGCAATTCTTCTGGGATGATATTCATCCTTCGCAACAAGGTTGGGAAGCAGTGTATTCAGCTCTGAAACCTTCTCTTCAGAGCCTCCTCAATTGA
- the LOC113721702 gene encoding uncharacterized protein: protein MQKMTPLRCINFIFLAFWVPAVLAVMAEKPLVPTYLIPKPPPPPSPVKPSVPVIPVKPRIVRCRSTLFPLCFNIPFVCPLDCLTNCLVDCVTCKAYCSCNFPGAVCQDPRFVGGDGNTFYFHGRKDQDFCLVSDTNLHVNGHFIGKRKPNLRRDFTWVQAIGIMFDDHRILVAAKRTSTWDDNVDRLAISIDGNPISLPTEEGSKWQLPAPSNVSIMRTSNNNGLVVEAVNNFRITANVVPITAQESKVHGYDITDEDCFTHLELGFKFFNITDSTDGVLGQTYRSDYVNKMKVNAVMPVMGGDRKYLTSGLFSADCAVSRFGGKVLEKANSASPVHEYPALNCKSGMEGNGLVCKK from the exons ATGCAAAAAATGACTCCTCTGAGAtgcatcaatttcatttttctggCCTTTTGGGTTCCTGCTGTCCTCGCGGTGATGGCCGAAAAACCCCTAGTTCCTACATACCTAATCCCCAAACCCCCTCCACCGCCATCGCCAGTGAAACCATCAGTACCCGTGATACCTGTCAAACCCCGAATCGTGAGATGCCGCTCCACATTGTTTCCTCTCTGCTTCAATATCCCCTTCGTTTGCCCCTTAGACTGTCTTACCAACTGTTTAGTGGACTGTGTCACCTGCAAGGCTTACTGCA GTTGCAACTTTCCCGGCGCTGTTTGTCAGGATCCACGATTCGTTGGGGGCGATGGCAACACATTTTACTTCCATGGCCGCAAGGATCAGGACTTCTGCCTGGTTTCGGATACCAATCTTCATGTAAATGGTCATTTCATTGGCAAAAGAAAACCCAATTTGCGCAGAGACTTCACTTGGGTGCAGGCCATTGGAATAATGTTCGACGACCACAGAATCCTCGTGGCCGCAAAAAGGACTTCAACGTGGGACGACAATGTGGATCGACTCGCTATATCCATTGATGGAAATCCGATTTCCCTCCCCACTGAAGAAGGATCCAAATGGCAACTTCCGGCCCCGTCCAATGTCAGTATCATGAGAACAAGCAACAATAACGGACTTGTGGTTGAAGCCGTGAACAATTTCAGGATCACCGCCAATGTGGTTCCAATAACAGCTCAAGAATCAAAAGTTCATGGTTATGACATTACTGATGAGGATTGCTTTACCCATTTGGAGCTTGGGTTCAAATTCTTCAACATCACCGATTCAACTGATGGAGTTCTGGGACAAACCTATAGGAGCGATTACGTGAACAAAATGAAGGTGAATGCGGTAATGCCAGTCATGGGCGGTGACCGTAAGTACTTGACTTCGGGACTTTTTAGTGCCGATTGTGCTGTTTCTCGCTTTGGTGGGAAGGTTCTTGAGAAAGCCAATTCTGCTTCTCCTGTGCATGAGTATCCAGCCTTGAACTGCAAGAGTGGGATGGAAGGGAATGGCTTGGTTTGCAAAAAATAA
- the LOC113725679 gene encoding copper transport protein ATX1-like, translating into MSQTVVLKVGMSCQGCVGAVNRVLSKMEGVESFDIDLKEQKVTVKGNVQPEAVLQTVSKTGKKTSFWEEGASAAPESKPAETVAETESKPAETVAETESKPAETVAAA; encoded by the exons ATGTCTCAG ACTGTTGTCCTCAAGGTTGGCATGTCATGCCAAGGCTGTGTTGGAGCTGTGAATCGGGTGTTAAGCAAAATGGAAG GCGTGGAATCATTTGACATTGATCTCAAGGAGCAGAAAGTGACAGTAAAGGGTAATGTACAGCCTGAGGCAGTCCTTCAGACTGTTTCAAAGACCGGGAAGAAGACTTCTTTCTGGGAAGAAGGAGCATCAGCTGCACCTGAATCGAAGCCCGCAGAAACTGTTGCAGAAACCGAATCAAAGCCCGCAGAAACTGTTGCAGAAACTGAATCGAAGCCCGCAGAAACTGTTGCAGCTGCATAA
- the LOC113723819 gene encoding pentatricopeptide repeat-containing protein At2g34400-like, with translation MQSFASLLQNCAKHKSIFSGKAVHAQLIRSGFIPDVYTNNHMPSLYLQLGQMGYAQTVFDIMPKRNVITWTTLICSFSQMDLSEKALSCLRSMVLEGFLPNEHTYVGAISACVNTRAVSIGKEIHGRIYRTQDSLNSFVSNSLVNFYGKCELLKSPRLAFAAILEPNLVAWASLISCCFQCGQNEEGLKLFLRSLRVGMTVNEFTCSSVLGACTMLEILELGKLLHCPVVKCCIPAQLYSCTKEVSSPLPCSMKTTMISLFSRDFIQ, from the coding sequence ATGCAGTCCTTTGCTTCCCTCTTGCAGAATTGCGCCAAGCACAAGTCCATTTTCAGCGGCAAAGCAGTTCATGCTCAGCTAATCAGGTCCGGATTTATCCCAGATGTTTATACAAACAATCATATGCCCTCGTTGTACCTACAGTTGGGGCAGATGGGCTATGCTCAAACCGTGTTCGACATAATGCCAAAACGAAACGTTATCACTTGGACGACGTTGATTTGCTCGTTTTCTCAGATGGATCTCTCGGAAAAAGCCTTAAGTTGCCTTAGGTCAATGGTTCTTGAAGGGTTTTTGCCGAACGAGCATACTTATGTTGGTGCTATATCTGCTTGTGTTAATACAAGGGCTGTTAGTATTGGGAAGGAAATTCACGGGAGGATATATAGGACTCAGGATAGTTTGAATAGCTTTGTCAGTAATTCTTTGGTTAATTTTTACGGCAAATGTGAGTTGTTGAAGTCGCCTAGGCTTGCATTTGCTGCTATCTTGGAGCCTAATTTGGTTGCCTGGGCTTCACTCATATCTTGTTGTTTTCAGTGTGGACAGAACGAGGAAGGTTTGAAATTGTTCTTAAGGTCCTTGAGGGTGGGAATGACTGTTAACGAGTTCACTTGTTCGAGTGTTCTGGGTGCTTGTACTATGTTGGAAATTTTGGAACTTGGGAAGCTACTCCACTGCCCAGTCGTTAAGTGTTGTATTCCTGCACAATTGTATTCCTGCACAAAGGAAGTGTCATCCCCTTTACCCTGCTCAATGAAAACAACTATGATATCCCTCTTCAGCAGAGACTTTATCCAATAA